The genomic region TTCAATGGCTTCTTCAATTTTGGTCGGGTGAATACGTCCGTCTAAAATTAAAGCTTGTAAAGCGCGTTTGGCCACCTGGCGTCTAATCGGAGAGAAGCCTGAAATGGTAATGGCCATAGGAGTATCATCAACTACAATTTCAGTGCCGGTTAATTGTTCAATGGAACGGATGTTTCTGCCTTCACGGCCAATGATTCTGCCTTTCATTTCATCATTCGGCAGATCAACTGTGGTAGTTGTTATTTCCTGAGCATGGGAAATAGAACATCTTTGAATGACAAGAGATAAAATATCTTTGGCTTTTCTTTCTAATTCATCTTGCCCTTCAGCCTGCAGTTTTCTCATGCGAGCCAGAATATCTTCTTTAATAACTCTTTCCGTGTTTTCCAACAGCACATCTTTGGCCTGGTCTTTGGTCATTTTGGCGATCTTTTCCAGCTTTTCCATTTGTTCCTCACGAATTTTAGCGACCCTTTCCTTTATTTCTTCCACTTCTTTGGCTCTTTCTAATAACCTTTGCTGTTTGTTTTCTAAATCTAGAAGTTTTTGGTCAAAAATGCTTTCTCTTTTTTCCAATCTTTGCTGTAAATGCGACAAATCAGCGCGTCTTTGCTGTTCTTCACGCTTGGCTTCATCAATAATTTGCAAAGCCTTGTCTTTGGCCTGGAGCAAGATTTCTTTCTGTTTGTTTTTTGATTCATTGATTAAATGTTCAGCCTTGGCTTCAGCGCCTTCTATTTCTCTTTTAGCCAGAAATTTTCTGACAAAATAACCAATAACAAAACCGGCTACCACGGCAGCTGCTGAAATACTAAATGTTAAAAAATCCATATTTTTTCCTATCGGAAAACAGAGAGCGGATTTAAAGGGACATTAAATAAGAGCGATTTTTAAGGGAGAAATCGTCTTGATAGAAGTTTTGACAATAAGGTTTTGTTTATATGAGTTCATGATAATGTATAAATCTTCCTATTTAATACCAATAAATTTATGGTCGCAAATCCAAATCTCTATTTTTTTATTTATTAGTGATTTTAGTTTAGCATAAATGATTTATTTAGGCAAGTCAGAGCTTTAAATTGACTTTTTAGCCTTAAATCTGTATATTTAATGAATAAGCAAATATGAAAAATTTATTTTTTAGCCCATGAATGTTTCAGAATTAGCCAGAAAATTTAAAGTAACTTCAACTGAACTTTTGGATATATTGCCGGAATTTGGTTTTGATATCGGCAAAAGAGCGATTAAAGTTGATAATAAAGTGGCACAAAAGATTATCAAAATGGGTCAGAAAATTCAAGACAAAATATCGGAGATTAAGACCGCCAAAAAAGAAGAATTAGCCGAAATTAAAAAAATTCCCGAAACCGCAGAAGCAATACAGGAAATAAAAATACCGGCGGCTATTACGGTCAGAGATTTTGCCCAGGTCATGAATAAACCCATTAATGCTGTGATAAAGGAATTAATGAAAAATGGCGTCCTGGCTTCTTTAAATGAAAAAATTGATTATGATACAGCGGCGATTATTGCTGATGAATTTGGCTTAAAAATTTCTTTAGCCGCTGATGAAGAAGATCAAGAAGAGGCAGGTGGAAAAATTAAAAATATTTTATCTCAAGAAAAAAAATCGCAATTAAAATCCAGAGCGCCAGTTGTGGTAGTAATGGGCCACGTAGATCACGGCAAAACAAAATTATTGGACACTATTAGAAAAACAAATGTGATGGCTGGCGAAGCGGGCGGGATCACCCAGCATATAGGCGCTTATCAGG from Patescibacteria group bacterium harbors:
- the rny gene encoding ribonuclease Y — encoded protein: MDFLTFSISAAAVVAGFVIGYFVRKFLAKREIEGAEAKAEHLINESKNKQKEILLQAKDKALQIIDEAKREEQQRRADLSHLQQRLEKRESIFDQKLLDLENKQQRLLERAKEVEEIKERVAKIREEQMEKLEKIAKMTKDQAKDVLLENTERVIKEDILARMRKLQAEGQDELERKAKDILSLVIQRCSISHAQEITTTTVDLPNDEMKGRIIGREGRNIRSIEQLTGTEIVVDDTPMAITISGFSPIRRQVAKRALQALILDGRIHPTKIEEAIESAKREIAIEIKKAGEDALYEMGITGIDPKLVQILGRLKFRTSYGHNVLLHSLEVAHISGLLAEELKANVTVCKKGGLFHDIGKAVDQEVKGGHPEIGYDIMKKFNMPEDIAYMCIAHHEDAPKTLEGIIVKVADAISGARPGARKDTYERYLQRLEELEKVANSFAGVQKSYAIQAGREVRVFVTPDEIDDLGAAKLAQDIAHKIEEELKYPGEIKVNVIREMRVTEYAR